From the Theobroma cacao cultivar B97-61/B2 chromosome 2, Criollo_cocoa_genome_V2, whole genome shotgun sequence genome, one window contains:
- the LOC18609925 gene encoding lignin-forming anionic peroxidase has product MVTAVRISLSSVASRAAAVVMMLLLSSACQAQLSSTFYDNTCPNALRTIRTAIRSAIARERRMAASLIRLHFHDCFVQGCDASILLDNSPSITSEKFVIQNNNSARGYEVIDQAKSAVENVCPGVVSCADILAVAARDASEYVGGPSWTVKLGRRDSTTASPSLASRDLPRFTDSLESLLSLFGTKGLSARDMVALSGSHTIGQAQCVTFRDRIYSNGSDIDAGFASTRRRNCPTTANGNGNLAPLDLVTPNSFDNNYFKNLLQKKGLLQSDQVLFSGGSTDSIVSEYSRTPSTFSSDFASAMIKMGDIEPLTGSSGIIRRICSAVN; this is encoded by the exons ATGGTAACAGCGGTTAGAATTTCTTTGTCATCCGTAGCAAGTAGAGCTGCGGCTGTGGTGATGATGCTGCTTTTGAGCAGCGCATGCCAAGCACAGCTTTCTTCTACATTTTATGATAACACTTGCCCAAATGCACTTCGTACCATTCGCACAGCCATCAGATCCGCCATTGCCCGAGAGCGTAGAATGGCTGCATCTCTAATTCGCCTTCATTTCCACGATTGCTTTGTTCAG GGATGTGATGCCTCAATCTTACTAGACAATTCCCCTTCAATCACAAGCGAAAAGTTTGTAATTCAGAATAACAACTCTGCAAGAGGTTATGAAGTCATTGATCAGGCAAAATCTGCTGTGGAGAACGTATGTCCTGGAGTTGTGTCTTGTGCAGACATCCTTGCAGTTGCAGCCAGGGATGCCTCTGAATAC GTAGGTGGCCCATCTTGGACAGTGAAGCTTGGAAGAAGAGATTCTACTACTGCAAGCCCAAGTCTGGCTAGCAGAGATCTTCCTCGTTTTACAGATAGCCTTGAAagccttctctctctctttggaACCAAGGGCCTTAGTGCAAGAGACATGGTTGCTTTGTCAG GTTCTCATACTATAGGTCAAGCTCAATGCGTTACATTCCGGGATAGGATATACAGCAACGGAAGTGACATTGACGCTGGATTTGCTAGCACACGGAGACGCAATTGTCCCACTACTGCTAACGGTAATGGAAACTTGGCGCCACTTGATCTGGTGACACCAAATTCCTTTGACAACAACTACTTCAAGAACCTGTTGCAAAAGAAAGGTCTTCTACAGTCAGACCAAGTCCTGTTTAGCGGAGGATCCACGGATAGCATAGTCTCCGAGTATAGCAGGACCCCTTCTACTTTTAGTTCTGATTTCGCATCTGCCATGATCAAAATGGGAGATATCGAACCTTTAACTGGTTCATCTGGAATAATAAGGAGGATTTGCAGCGCTGTCAACTAA
- the LOC18609926 gene encoding lignin-forming anionic peroxidase, whose protein sequence is MVIAVRNSLSLVASRAAVMVILLLLISDCQCQAQLYSTFYEKSCPNALGTIRTAIRTAIARERRMAASLIRLHFHDCFVQGCDASILLDDAPSITSEKDALQNKDSARGYEVIDKAKSDVEHICPGVVSCADILAVAARDASEYVGGPSWTVKLGRRDSTTASVSLATSQLPRFTASLKSLIDLFRSKGLSARDMVALSGSHTIGQAQCVTFRNRIYNNASDIDAGFASTRRRRCPATLGNGDGNLAALDLVTPNSFDNNYFKNLMQKKGLLESDQVLFSGGSTDNIVSEYSRNPSTFKSDFAAAMIKMGDIEPLTGSAGIIRRICSRVD, encoded by the exons ATGGTAATAGCTGTTAGAAATTCTTTGTCACTCGTAGCAAGTAGAGCTGCTGTTATGGTGATTCTGTTGCTTTTGATCAGCGACTGCCAATGCCAAGCACAACTTTATTCTACATTTTATGAAAAGTCATGCCCAAATGCACTTGGGACCATTCGCACAGCCATCAGAACCGCTATTGCACGAGAGCGTAGAATGGCTGCTTCTCTAATTCGCCTTCATTTCCATGACTGCTTTGTTCAG GGATGTGATGCCTCGATCTTACTAGACGATGCCCCCTCAATCACAAGCGAAAAGGATGCACTCCAAAACAAAGACTCTGCAAGAGGTTATGAAGTCATTGACAAGGCAAAATCTGATGTGGAACACATTTGTCCTGGGGTTGTATCTTGTGCAGATATCCTCGCAGTTGCAGCCAGGGATGCCTCAGAATAC GTGGGTGGCCCATCTTGGACAGTGAAGCTTGGGAGAAGAGATTCAACCACTGCTAGTGTTAGTCTGGCAACCAGTCAACTTCCTCGTTTCACAGCCAGCCTCAAAAGCCTAATCGATCTCTTTAGGAGCAAGGGCCTTAGTGCAAGAGACATGGTTGCTCTGTCAG GTTCCCATACCATTGGACAAGCTCAATGCGTTACATTTCGGAACAGGATATACAACAATGCAAGTGACATCGACGCCGGATTTGCTAGCACACGCAGGCGCCGTTGTCCGGCCACTCTTGGCAATGGCGATGGAAATTTGGCAGCACTTGATCTGGTGACACCCAATTCCTTTGACAACAACTACTTCAAGAACCTGATGCAGAAGAAGGGTCTTCTGGAGTCTGATCAAGTCCTTTTTAGCGGTGGTTCCACAGATAACATAGTCTCAGAATATAGCAGGAACCCTTCAACTTTCAAGTCTGATTTTGCAGCTGCCATGATCAAAATGGGAGATATCGAACCTCTAACCGGTTCAGCTGGGATAATAAGGAGGATTTGCAGCCGTGTTGACTAG